AGCTTCAAGATTGATGATTTCAGCAGCAGCATCTGCAACTGTTGGAAAAGTATTGGATAGCAGATTAAGGTAGCGTTCTTCGTTTGTGCTCATAGTTCAAGGATTGTAAGTAATTGGTTAAATTTCTAAATGTTTTGTTATTTGTTCGCGTATTTTGCGCGTAATAGAATTCTCTGTTGGCTGACATGGCATAAATCCTTCATCCAGTCCTGTCTGTTCTTGAACAACAGGAAGTATTGCTTGCAGGAAAACGTCTAATTTCTCAGCGCTTAGTTGTTGCATTAGTATATCATCTTCTACATCATCACGCCGTAAAGCTTGGTTAAGTTCGACAAGTGGTAGAAGTGATAGCTGATGCTGTTGAAACAATTCATAAATGTTGTTTATGATGTCAACCAATGGTATTGTACCCATCGGTTTAGGTTTTTTATAGAGCGTCGGTAAGTAAATGGGAGAACTTTCTATAGCAGGTATGTTGATACGTAGCACAAATAGTCCTTGTTGTACATATGATGCTATACCTTCCTGATGTGCATAGATTAGAAGATGATGCCAATTTACCGAGGATGATTCGAATGGTTTCACCCAACGCTCATCTTGCGTGATGGCTGCCTTAATGAGCGTTCGAAGAGCATTGCGAGTATTAGTGTCCATTAGCTCTAACACGTTAGAATCCATCACCTGACGATATATTATCTGATGACTATTTACCAAATTGTCTGTGGTCGTGGTTCGAGTGATGATAGGATTTGCAACAGTTTCTATGCGTGTGTTCCAATTCAGCTTACGTAGGTTTTCAGCTTCCATAGGACTTCTTGCAATAATTGTATATGCATGAGATACGAGTTGCTGGAGTTTTCTAAGATAGAGCGATTTAGTGGTTTTAGCACCATCTATTTCCCATGGCTGTAACTGTCCATGAGGCGTTAGTACAATACGAATACCTTGGAGACGCGCCCATAAGCAGGCGTTCGTTATATCCTCATTCAGACAGCCATGTTGATGAACAATAACTGGATGTTGTTCAGTACATAGCTGCCTGAGTGCTTTAGGATCATCTGTTTGAAGTGCTTCATCATTACCTACAAGCATACTTACATACTGTACGATTGAAGGTGATTTAGGAGGATAAATATGAAGCACTTTCATAAGAAATACTTTTATGAGTTAATTTAATACTTTGTCAAGACCTATTATAATAGTTCATCGCTAGTATATCCCATTGGCAACTGTCGGCAATTGTAGCCTGAAGCCATAATCTCACCATATGCTCCAGTAGAACGGATGGCCAGATAATCACCACGATGAGTTGTATTCAAATCTATTTGTTTGGCAAAGACATCTGTTGACTCACAAATGGGGCCTACGACATCGTACGTTTCATTAACATCATCGCTCGAGATGTTCTCAATCTTATGATATGCTTGATAAAGAGCAGGACGAATAAGGTCGGTAAAACCAGCGTCAACAATAGCGAACTGCTTTTGAGCGCCCTTCTTAATATATAAGGTACGCGTAATAAGTGAGCCACATTGTGCCACAACAGCACGGCCTAACTCAAAATGGAGTGTTTGACCAGGACGCAGTTTGAGCTTTTTGGCATAAGTGTCGAAATAGGCTTTGAAGTCGGGTATAGGAACTCTATTTGGATGCTGATAGTCAATACCAAGCCCACCGCCCACGTTGATATGTTCTACACGAATATGATGACTTTCCAATTGTGTCTGCAGTTCATTGATGCGATTACAAAGTGCCTGGAAATCACCCATGTCGAGAATTTGTGAGCCTATATGGAAATGTAGTCCCACAAACTTTACATGTTCCATCTGTGAAGCCAATTCGATAACTGTCTCCATGTCACGCATGGCAATGCCAAACTTGTTTTCTGCAAGGCCTGTAGTGATGTTGGCATGTGTATGAGCACCAACATTAGGATTCAGACGGAAAGCTATGCGAGCAACCTTACCTTTCTGACCGGCAAGTTCATTAATGATCTCCAACTCGGGAATACTTTCGACATTGAAGCAGAAAATATCATTATCGAGTCCAAGATTAATTTCCCAGTCGCTTTTACCTACGCCAGCATAAACGATCTTGTCGTTTGAGAAACCGGCTTTCAATGCTGCCTCAACTTCTCCGCCACTTACGCAGTCGGCACCAAGACCAGCTTCGCGGATATAGCGAAGAATTTTGGGGTTAGCATTAGCCTTAATGGCATAATGAACAATAAAGCCTTCATGCTTGCTGGCTTCATCATTGATGGCACGGAGTGTTGTGCGCAACAACTCCGTGTCATAATAATAGAAGGGGGTTCGCAATTTTGCAAACTTATTCAAAGGAAATACACCTTTCATCTGTGTTATGTTTGTGTTGTTTGTTTATTTAATTGTTGAATAGGGTGTCACTCAGCATTTGTAGAGCACGCTTCTTGTCTTCCTCACGAATCAGGAATGAGATGTTATAGTTAGAACCGCCATAGCTGATCATGCGAACAGGAATACTCTTCATTGCTTCGAGTACACGTGTTTCAAAGCCAATATTTGACCAATCAAGGTCGCCTACTACGCATATTATACACATTCCGGTATCTACTGTGACTGTACCGTACTTTTTCAATTCATCCACAATTTCGCCGAGATGGGCCGAGTTGTCGATAGACATTGAAACGCCAACTTCAGATGTACATACCATATCAATAGGAGTCTGATAGCTTTCAAAAATTTCGAAAACTTTACGTAAGAAGCCTGTGGCAAGAAGCATTCGACTTGACTTGATTTTGATGGCAATGATATTATCTTTAGCAGCCACAGCTTTGATCTTTCCATATTCGGTAGTGTTGCTGATGGTTGTTCCTTCTGCTTCAGGATCCATTGTGTTCAGTAAGCGGACAGGAATACCTGCATATTTAGCAGGTTGAACGCAAGTTGGATGCAGAATTTTTGCTCCAAAATAAGCTAACTCGGCAGCTTCCTCAAAGTGCAGCTGATGTACAGGTGATGTTTTATCAACTACGCGAGGGTCGTTGTTGTGCATACCGTCGATGTCTGTCCATATTTGAATTTCTTCGGCATTAATGGCTGCGCCAATGAGTGATGCTGTATAGTCACTACCTCCACGCTGCAGATTATCTATCTCACCATATGCATTACGGCAGATGAATCCTTGAGTGATGTACACCTGGTGTTGTCCTTCCTTTTCAAGAATAGCGGTAAGTTTCTCCTTAATATAAATAGGATCAGGTTCGGCATTCTTGTCGGTACGCATAAAGTCGAGTGCATTGAGTAATACCGCATCGATGCCTTGTTGGCGCATATAGTTGACAACCATATTGGTTGACATCATTTCGCCTTGAGCAACAATACTTTTTTCCTCGAAACTTGTAAAAAGTTCTTTGGTAAACGAACGCAGATATTGGAACTCCTCACGCAAAAAATCAGCAGTCTGCTGCTTAATTTCCTCTACCGTGTATAGTTCATCCAAATGACGCTGATATTTCTGCTCCAAGCGATTGATTACTTCATTTGCGCCATCTGCATTTTTCTTGTAAAGATAATCAGAAATCTCTACCAAAGAGTTCGTTGTGCCCGACATGGCCGAGAGGACCACGAATACAGGCTGTCCAGACTTGGTGACTAATTGAGTCACTTCTTGCATTCTTTGTGGCGAACCTACTGAAGTTCCGCCAAATTTCATTACTTTCATAGTCTATTATATTTTTATGTTATTTACTGATTCTATTTTTATAAAATTAGTCTTCCTCAGCAATTATCATGTTGTTGTAATCGCCAGTTACTTCTTCAACCTTTCCGTTTTGACATTTATAGACAATTCCAGGATATTTGTCGAGTAGTGGAATGTTATGAGTGGTCATGATAACAGCTGTTCCTGATTGTGAAATCTCACGAAGAAGTTCCATAATGTTTGTGGCAGTCTCTGGGTCGAGATTACCAGTTGGCTCGTCTGCCACAATCATCTTAGGACTGTTCAATAAGGCGCGTGCAATTGCCACACGCTGTTGCTCGCCTCCAGATAGTTCGTGAGGAAGACAGAGCATTTTGTCTTTCATGTCAACTAAGGTCAGTACCTCTTCAATACGGTCATCAACCTCACTCTTTTTCCATCCCGTAGCTCTAAGAACAAAACGTAGGTTCTTATATACAGTCCGGTCGGCCAGTAACTGAAAGTCTTGAAACACAATACCCATCTGTCTTCGTAATGTGGGAATATCTCTGCGCCTCAGCGTTTTCAGGTTCGTACCTAATACTGTGGCCTCGTCCGCTTCATCAACGTCAAGTTCAAAGTAGATAGTTTTGAGAAGAGATGATTTTCCTGAACCAACACGGCCAATAAGATAGACAAATTCACCTTCATCGACCTTGAAGTTAACATCTCTTAGAACTGTTGATCCGTCTTGCTGACAAATAGTAGCATTCTTATATTCTACTAACATATTGCTTCTTTTTATTTATTCCATAGTTCCTTCGGCCTTTGCTTTGCGACGTTGAGCATCCCATGAAGGATCGTGACGTCGGTGAAGTTCTTCGGCAAGGTCTTCAATGCGCAGTCCTTTGCTGGTGAGTAGTACGATGAGATGGTAGAGCATGTCAGAGGCTTCGTAAACGAGGTGCTCTTTGGTGCCGTTTGTTGCTTCAATTACGGTCTCAAGTGCTTCCTCACCAACTTTCTGTGCCATCTTGTTCACACCATCTTTGAACAATTTAGTAGTGTAGCTTCCCTCAGGCATTTGTTCATGACGCTTTTCGATAAAATCTTGTAGTTCTGAGAGAAAAGCGATATTATTGTCGTTATTATCTTCACCCCAACACGTATCGGTTCCTGTGTGGCATGTAGGTCCGTGAGGAATGGCTTTAACAAGGAGCGTGTCATTATCGCAATCAACCTTTATACTCACTAAATCAAGAAAATTGCCAGACGTTTCACCCTTGGTCCACAGACATTGACGGCTACGGCTCCAAAAAGTCACCTTTTTTGTGTCTAGTGTTTTTTGGAAGGCCTCTTCATTCATGTATCCCAGCATGAGTACATTTTTAGTATTTGCGTCTTGGATAATGGCAGGGACAAGACCGCCGCATTTGTTGAAATCTATGTTCATTTTCTTTATCTGTTACTTGTAAATGAATGATATGCTATTTAATAAGAATACTACAACTTCTGGCCATTACAATTAATACTTTAAGTATTTGATTAGAATACTCTCAGTATTTCATTGAAACAACCGGAGCGTTTGGCTAAAACGTTTTTAAACTCTAATGTCAACTCCTTCATTACGAAGATACATTTTCAGTTCAGGTATAGGAATCTCACCAAAGTGGAAAACACTGGCGGCAAGGGCTGCATCTGCATGACCGATTTTAAAAGCATCAAGAAAATGCTCTTTTTTTCCGGCTCCGCCACTGGCAATAATGGGTATAGAAAGCGAGTCGGCCAATTGGGCTAGTGCCTCGTTGGCATATCCGTTCTTTACGCCGTCATGATCCATACTTGTAAAAAGAATCTCACCTGCTCCTCGTTCTTGTGCCTCGTGTGCCCATTCGAATAGGCCACGTTCGGTTCGCTCACGCCCACCTTTCAGATAGCAATGCCAGCCATCTTCATCGAAGCGAGCGTCTATAGCGCAGACACATACCTGACTACCAAAGCGTTCTGAAATTTGTTCTATTAGTTCTGGATGACGAATCGCTGCGCTGTTTACACTTACTTTGTCTGCACCTGCATATAAAAGACGCTCAACATCTGATAATTCGTTGATACCTCCACCTACGGTGAAAGGGATATTGATTTCCTTTGCCACGCGGGTTACCATATCAGTAAATGTTTTACGTCCTTCAAATGATGCTGTGATATCTAAAAATACCAATTCGTCTGCCCCTGCCTTACTATATGCTTTGCCAAGTTCAACGGGATCACCTGCACTACGCAGGCCTACAAAATTCACACCTTTTACTGTTTCTCCGTTCTTAACGTCCAAACAAGGAATTATGCGTCGTGCCAGTGCCATAGTTCGCTTAAATTAATTCGTCCTTCATAAATGGCTTTTCCAAATACTACGGCAGGAATACCTGCTGCATCGAGTGACTCTATATCTGCCTGAGAACTTACGCCACCGCTGGCTATTAAGTGCAACTGGGGATAGGCTCGCATCACTTCTGTATAGAGCTGAATGGCCGGACCGCTAAGGGTTCCGTCTTTCGAAATTTCTGTGCAGAGCACATTCTTAACGCCCATCGAAATGTATTTCTCAAGAAAGGGTAGGAGGGCTTCGTTAGAATCCTCTTTCCATCCGTTGATACTGATGACCCCGTTTCGTACATCAGCTCCTAAAATAATTCGCTCAGGTCCATATTTATTTATCCATTCTTCAAGCAGATGAGGATAGGTTACCGCTACAGATCCAACCGTTACCATTGAAGCACCGGCACCAAAAGCTTTCGCCAAATCGTCCTCAGTTTTGATTCCACCACCAAAATCAACAATGAGATTCGTATTTGATGTGATTTCGGATAATACTCGATCGTTTACTATATGCTTTGACTTGGCACCATCCAAATCGACTACATGCAAGCGCTTGAACCCTAAATCTTCAAACTCCTTTGCTACATCTGCGGGAGAGTTCCTGTAAACGGTCTTCTGATCATAGTCGCCTTTGGTTAGGCGTACACACTGACCGTCTATTATATCAATTGCGGGTATAAGTTCTATTTGTTTCATAATGAAAGAAAGTTCTTTAGAATCTGTTCGCCCACACTACCACTCTTTTCTGGATGAAATTGAGTAGCATAGAAATTGTCTTTGTGTAAGGCAGCACTATAAGGATGAATATAGTCTGCTGTGGCAATGGTTTCTTCGCAAAGAGGTACATAATAACTGTGAACGAAGTAAACATAATTACCTTCTATACCTTTCATTAATGGCGACGTAGTGTTAAATAGTCGATTCCATCCCATGCAAGGAACTTTATCTTCATGACGAATGGGGCAGAATCGCTTCACCTCAGCATTGAATATACCTATACAGTCGACATCTCCTTCCTCAGAATGCTTGCAAAGAAGCTGTTGACCTACACAGATTCCCAATACAGGCTGCTTTAGTGAACAGATTACTTCGTCTAATTTGCGCGCCTTCAGATATTCCATAGCGCCACGTGCTTCACCTTGACCGGGAAATAATACACGGTCTGCTTTCTGTAGGGCTTCGGCATCATCTGTTAGTATTGGATCAATCCCCAATCGACTGAGGGCATTGACAACAGAATAGATATTGCCGGCATTGTATTTTACAATAGCTACGTTCATAACTATACTTAGCTGAAGATAATCGTTTTGTTCTTGTAAGTAAGAATCTTGCGCTGAATATGCTTTGCCACTGCATGTGAAAGCACAATCTTTTCCAAATCTTTTCCTTTGAGTACTAAGCTCTCAGGAGTGTCCTTATGTGTAATACGAGTGACGTCTTGTTCTATTATTGGGCCTGCATCCAACTCTGCTGTAACATAGTGACTGGTAGCACCAATAATCTTTACGCCTCTTTCCCATGCTTGATGATAAGGCTTAGCACCGATAAAGGCTGGAAGAAAAGAATGGTGAATATTGATAATGTGATGAGGGTAGGCTGCAATCATCTCGTCACTGATAATCTGCATGTAACGTGCTAAAACAATAAAGGAAATATCTTCATTCTTTAACAGCTCCATCTCAGCTCTCTCAACTTCAGCTTTGTTGGAATGGTCTTTCTTAATACTCCATACATAATAAGGAATACCAAACTGTTCGGCTACATAGCGAAGGTCTTCATGGTTGGATACAATACATGGTATGTCAACATCGAATTCGCCTGCTTTCCATCGTGCCAGCAAGTCATAAAGGCAATGACTCATCTTACTAACAAATATGGCCATTCGTGGACGCTTGTCGCTATAGTATAGACTGAATTTCATTTTGTAGCGCTGCGCGTAAAGCGTTGTAATATACTCGTAAAGCTTTTCGCGAGGAATAAGAAAACCCTCCAGTTCCCATTCGATACGCATGAAAAACATTCCGTCGAGTTTGTCGACATACTGGTCAAGATAGACAATGTTACCCTTATTGTCTGTGATAAATTTTGTCACTTCCGAAATGATCCCCTGTTGGTCAGGGCAGTGCAGAAGCAAGATAGCGGTTGGTTTCATTATATATACATTATTATATAAGTCCGTTTTGAGCTGCAAAGGTACATAAATTCATTTTAAATCGTAAACTTTTTTTTGAATAATCGTTCTTATTTTGCTGATTTTTTGCCGTTTTTCAGTACCTTTGCATTGTAATTCAATAAAAATACTAAATGACTGTTGATAAAATAGATATTCAAGAGGGTAGGGAGTCGTCTTACCGTCGTTTGGTGAGACCGCGCATGATGGACGAATTGAAAAAAGGTATTTTGCGGCAAATTGCAGTAAAAAGAAAATATAGGAACCCTAATTATAACGCTCGGAAATTGGCAGAAGATTTGCAGACGAATGTTCGTTATATTTCGGCTGTGGTGCGTGTGCAGTTTCATATGAATTACTCGTCATTTGTTAATAAGTATCGCGTAGAGGAAGCAAAGTCTATACTTGCGGATCAACGTTATTTTGATTTGAAATTGGAAGATGTCGGTGATATGGTAGGGTTCGCTCATCGTCAGTCTTTTTATGCTGCCTTTCAAAAATACACAGGTATGACTCCAAAAGCCTACCGTAATCATTATTTGGATAACGAAAATCAGATATAATATTTAAAGATATGACAATTGATAATTTTAGATATGTTGATGAGCGATTTGCTGATTTGCAAATGCTTCGCTATAGGCTTAATGGTTTTGAGAAACTTACGATTGATGAGAAAAAGTATATATACTGTCTAGCTAAGGCATCACTTTTTGGGCGAGATATAACATTTGATCAGTTTGGTGCCTATAATTTGCGCATTCGTAAAGTACTCGAGCTTATCTATACCGATGCTTCAATTGATCATGATACTGAGGAGTTCAGACAGCTGGAAATTTACTTGAAACGATTATGGTTTTCTAATGGTATTTATCATCATTATGGAAGCTTGAAATTCGTTCCAGGGTTTTCAAAGGGTTACTTTAGTAAATGTTTGTATTGCGTTGATCCTAAAAGACTTCCTTTGTCAGACAAACAAACTGTTAAAGCTTTACTTGAAGAGCTGATTCCTGTGATTTTTGATAAAGATTATCTGTCCAAACGGGTAAATAAAACGGATGGAGAAGATTTGGTTAAAACATCAGCATGTCACTTCTATGAAGGCGTAACTCAACAAGAGGCTGAAGATTTTTACAATACACAAAAAAGTTCATACATAAATGAGCCCGAGCCTCCTTCTTTCGGTTTGAATAGTACCTTGGTGAAATCGGAAGATGGAACTTTGTATGAAGATGTTTGGAGTATTAAAGGCCGTTATGGAAAAGCGCTTTCTCAGATTGTGTTTTGGTTGAATAATGCTAAGCAATATGCAAATTCTGATGAGCAAAAGAGTATTATTTCTAGTTTAGTTAGTTACTATGAAACAGGTGACTTACAATATTTCAATGACTATTGTAAGAAATGGGTGTCGTGTTTAGACGGAAAAGTCGATTTTATCAATGGCTTCATTGAAGTATATGGTGATCCTTTAGGATTAAAGGGTACTTGGGAAGGACTCGTAGAATATGTTGATGAGGAAGCTACTCGTCGTACTCAACTCATTAGCGATAATGCCCAGTGGTTTGAAGATAATTCACCAGTTGAGAGTCGTTTCCGTAAAAAGGTTGTTAAGGGCGTTTCTGCAAAAGTGATTTGTGCAGCTATGTTAGGTGGAGATGAATATCCATCAACGGCTATTGGCATAAATTTGCCTAATGCTGACTGGATACGTGCTGAATACGGCTCAAAGAGTATTACAATTTCTAATATCACAGATGCTTACACTAAAGCCGCTAAAGGAAATGGCTTTCGCGAGGAGTTTGTGATTGACAGCGATACATTAAGTATGATAGAGCATTATGCTGATACGCTGGACAATCTTCATACCGACCTACATGAATGTTTGGGGCATGGTAGTGGTCAATTGCTTCAAGGTGTAGATCCTGACGCTTTGAAAGCATATGGAAATACAATAGAGGAAGCACGTGCAGATTTGTTCGGATTATACTATATAGCTGATCAGAAAATGGTTGAGCTTGGACTCGTTCCGAATTCCGAAGCTTACAAAGCTCAGTACTACACCTATATGATGAATGGTTTAATCACTCAGTTAGTTAGAATTGAACGCGGTTGTAATATTGAAGAAGCCCATATGCTGAATCGGGCATTAATAGCTCATTGGTGTCTTGAAAATGGAACTGCGATGAGACTTGTAAAGAAAGCAGGGAATACTTATTTGGAGATAAGTGATTATTGCCAATTGAGAGAGTTGATTGCAAAACTATTAGCTGAGGTACAACGAATAAAAAGTGAAGGCGACTTTATGGCTGCTCGTCAGTTGGTGGAACAATATGCTGTTAAAGTTGATGCAGATCTACATGATGAAGTTTTGCATCGCTATGAAAAATTAAATTTAGCTCCATATAAAGGCTTCTTGAATCCGATGCTTCTACCGCAATATGACGCTAGGGGCGAAATAGTCGATATCGTTCCTTACTATGGTGAAAGTCTTGCTCAGCAAATGCTGCGTTATAGCTCCGAATATGGGACTTTGATATAAGTTAATGACACATTGACTAAAATGTGAGAAATAATGGATAAAGATATACACAAGGAAGTACAAGAAATTAAGCGTTCGTTTCGGCTGATTATGGATGGGGTTATGGCCTCATCTATGCGTAGTAAAGGTTTGCAATATAAATTAAATTGGGGTGCAACCCTTCCGCGATTGCGTGAGATGGCCAGTCAGATCGGTCCGAATTATTCACTGGCTATTGAGTTGTGGAAAGAAGATGTCCGTGAGTGTAAAATTTTGGCAACGATGCTGATGCCGCCAAAAGAAATGCTTCCGGAGGTAGTTGATATTTGGATGGAGCAGACAACTACGCTTGAAATAGCCGAACAGGCTGCATTTAATCTTTATCAGTATCTTGATTATGCTTCCATAAAAGCATATCAGTGGCTGTCGTCTCCTGACGTCTTAACTCAAGTATGTGGCTATCATGTGATTTCTCGCTTGTTTATGAGAAAATACGAGCCTAACGAACGTGATATTAACGAGTTTATAGATCAAGCTCTTGTCGCTTTGATGTCTTCTGAACCACCACTTCAAAAAGCCGCTATGCAAAGTGTTATTCGCTTTTCTCAATTAGGTCTTGTGTATAAGCGTATAGCGCAATCAGCATTGTCAAGAATAGGGCTCGATTTTCTGTCTTGATTTGCATAATAAAGGTTAAAAATAGAAAGAAAATACCTAAAACACTTTGCTGGTATTATAAATATTAGTACTTTTGCACGTGTGTTTTTCATGGTATTAGATTATTAAGGTTAATTTTGGAAATTAAATTGTCGTGAGACAAAAGATTTCCGCAAGTCCACTTGCA
The sequence above is a segment of the Prevotella sp. E9-3 genome. Coding sequences within it:
- a CDS encoding DNA alkylation repair protein, whose amino-acid sequence is MDKDIHKEVQEIKRSFRLIMDGVMASSMRSKGLQYKLNWGATLPRLREMASQIGPNYSLAIELWKEDVRECKILATMLMPPKEMLPEVVDIWMEQTTTLEIAEQAAFNLYQYLDYASIKAYQWLSSPDVLTQVCGYHVISRLFMRKYEPNERDINEFIDQALVALMSSEPPLQKAAMQSVIRFSQLGLVYKRIAQSALSRIGLDFLS